A single genomic interval of Stieleria maiorica harbors:
- a CDS encoding AAA family ATPase, which yields MTEAPPVVDPTAVAPGAGDVANVAAVSDFAKRVIANVEHAIVGKRKQLVLSLVAWLSGGHLLLEDVPGVAKTMLARALAKSIGCQFKRVQCTPDLLPTDVTGTSIFNQKEAEFEFRAGPVFTQVLLADEINRATPRTQASLLEAMAEGCVTVDGTTHVLEKPFLVIATQNPVDHEGTFPLPEAQLDRFLMRFSLGYPTMEEEMRMLDLLQHTHPIDGLKAVATAKEVLAAQAEIRKVHVDPRVRQYFLQIIEQTRRHSDLALGGSPRATIALFRCGQAMAAIRGRGFVTPDDIKRVLPPVMNHRLILRGESRLRKVTTESVLQDIVSEIAVPTVSA from the coding sequence ATGACCGAAGCCCCCCCTGTTGTTGACCCGACCGCCGTAGCCCCGGGGGCCGGCGATGTCGCCAATGTCGCCGCGGTTTCCGATTTCGCCAAGCGGGTGATCGCAAACGTCGAACATGCGATTGTCGGTAAGCGAAAGCAATTGGTGTTGTCGTTGGTCGCGTGGCTGAGCGGCGGGCACCTGTTGCTCGAAGACGTCCCGGGGGTGGCCAAGACCATGCTGGCCCGGGCGCTGGCCAAGAGCATCGGCTGCCAGTTTAAACGGGTCCAATGCACCCCGGACTTGTTGCCGACCGATGTGACCGGGACATCGATCTTCAACCAAAAGGAAGCCGAGTTCGAGTTTCGTGCCGGGCCGGTGTTCACGCAGGTTCTGTTGGCCGACGAAATCAATCGGGCGACACCGCGGACCCAGGCCTCGTTGTTGGAGGCGATGGCCGAGGGGTGTGTGACGGTCGACGGGACGACGCATGTGCTGGAAAAGCCGTTCTTGGTGATCGCGACCCAAAACCCCGTCGATCACGAGGGCACGTTCCCTTTGCCCGAGGCCCAATTGGATCGGTTTCTGATGCGATTCAGTTTGGGGTACCCCACGATGGAAGAGGAGATGCGGATGCTGGACTTGCTTCAGCACACGCACCCGATCGACGGTTTGAAAGCGGTTGCGACGGCCAAAGAAGTGCTTGCGGCGCAGGCGGAAATCCGCAAGGTTCACGTCGATCCCCGCGTGCGTCAGTATTTCTTGCAGATCATCGAACAGACGCGTCGTCACAGTGATCTCGCGCTGGGGGGCAGCCCGCGTGCGACGATCGCATTGTTCCGCTGTGGGCAGGCGATGGCGGCGATTCGCGGGCGCGGATTTGTCACCCCGGATGACATCAAACGCGTGCTGCCCCCGGTGATGAATCACCGCTTGATCCTCCGCGGGGAATCTCGGCTCCGCAAAGTCACCACGGAAAGCGTGTTGCAGGACATCGTCAGCGAAATCGCGGTCCCGACCGTCTCGGCGTAG
- a CDS encoding Ppx/GppA phosphatase family protein yields MSNSLARDPAAASVDPAPTTIQRIVAVIDIGATAIRMAVAEIHAGGKVRMLDQLVQPVQLGKEAFDTRRLSRKSIERVVSVLSQYQRVLREYGIEGTSDIRVVATSAVREASNRLAFTDRVFTATGLHVEPIDEAEVNRITYMGITPELLAHAELANGKALVFEIGGGSTEVLIVRSGNVLASNSFRLGSLRMLQAIDLARAGVDRRRALLENHINRTLTQLHDFVRSDAQMDLVAIGGDIRLATRLILDDWQPHELAVLPTEALAELTDAVLKMGDDEIVKRFGASFVEAETLGPALLSYTMVAKQFRLEHLYVSDTNLREGLLKDIAAGGSWTAEFRNQIVRSALSLGRRFHFDEMHARSVAELARKLFDQLRTEHRLDNRHEVILHVAALLHEIGMQINVRSHHKHALYIIKHSELFGLSRSELLQVGLIARYYRRAPPQPSHTDYMSLDLETRVIVGKLAAILRLATALDDTRTSRIREIECHNDGKRLMIHVPGVRDVSLEQIAMKQQSGLFRDVFGMSVALRAGET; encoded by the coding sequence ATGTCTAATTCGCTTGCGCGGGACCCCGCGGCCGCGTCCGTCGATCCGGCGCCGACAACGATCCAGCGAATCGTCGCGGTCATCGACATCGGTGCCACGGCGATTCGGATGGCGGTCGCCGAGATCCACGCCGGTGGCAAGGTGCGAATGCTGGACCAGTTGGTTCAACCGGTCCAGCTGGGAAAAGAAGCGTTCGACACACGTCGCTTGTCCCGAAAGAGCATCGAACGCGTCGTGTCCGTCCTGTCACAGTATCAACGTGTCTTGCGAGAGTACGGAATCGAGGGGACCTCGGACATCCGCGTGGTCGCGACCAGCGCCGTTCGTGAAGCGTCCAACCGACTCGCGTTCACCGATCGCGTCTTCACCGCGACCGGATTGCATGTCGAACCGATCGACGAGGCCGAAGTCAATCGAATCACCTACATGGGGATCACGCCCGAGTTGCTGGCCCATGCGGAGCTTGCCAACGGCAAAGCGCTGGTGTTCGAAATCGGCGGCGGCAGCACGGAGGTCTTGATCGTCAGAAGCGGGAACGTGCTGGCCAGCAATTCGTTCCGGCTCGGGTCGCTGCGGATGTTGCAAGCGATCGACTTGGCCCGTGCCGGCGTCGATCGCCGCCGCGCCTTGCTGGAAAACCACATCAATCGGACGTTGACGCAGCTGCATGATTTTGTCCGCAGCGACGCACAGATGGATTTGGTGGCGATCGGCGGCGATATTCGCTTGGCGACCCGGCTGATCCTCGATGACTGGCAGCCTCACGAATTGGCGGTCCTGCCGACCGAAGCTTTGGCGGAACTGACCGACGCGGTGCTCAAAATGGGCGATGATGAAATCGTCAAACGGTTCGGCGCCTCGTTTGTCGAAGCCGAAACGTTGGGGCCGGCGCTGCTGTCCTACACGATGGTCGCCAAACAGTTTCGGCTGGAACACCTGTACGTCAGTGACACCAATCTCCGCGAGGGGTTACTGAAAGACATCGCGGCCGGCGGCAGTTGGACGGCGGAGTTTCGCAACCAGATCGTGCGATCGGCGTTATCGCTCGGGCGGCGGTTTCACTTTGACGAGATGCATGCCCGCAGCGTCGCCGAGCTGGCGCGGAAACTGTTTGACCAGCTGCGGACCGAACACCGACTGGATAACCGTCACGAAGTGATCCTTCACGTCGCGGCACTGCTGCATGAAATCGGCATGCAGATCAACGTCCGCAGCCACCATAAACACGCCCTGTACATCATCAAGCACAGCGAACTGTTCGGGCTGTCGCGGTCCGAGCTGCTGCAAGTCGGACTGATCGCGCGGTACTATCGCCGTGCACCGCCCCAACCGAGTCATACCGACTACATGTCGTTGGATTTGGAAACCCGCGTGATCGTCGGCAAACTGGCGGCGATCTTGAGGTTGGCGACCGCCCTGGACGACACCCGGACCAGTCGCATTCGCGAAATCGAATGTCACAACGACGGCAAGCGGTTGATGATTCACGTCCCGGGGGTCCGGGACGTGTCACTCGAACAAATCGCGATGAAGCAACAATCCGGCCTGTTCCGCGACGTTTTCGGGATGTCGGTTGCGTTGCGGGCCGGCGAAACCTAG
- a CDS encoding lipase family protein — MSEDGVFEDVAQSVAQSVAQSVAQSVAQSVHATGRVQDPAEVPLVIHSVVSGPIAEMSFLRRSLLFAELSMIAYNDEAEVKAAAAMIGFDDVTFFDRDGSQAYRFRNDHDCVIGCRGTEPNEWNDIRADANVASVIAETVGRVHRGFKREVDDLWPMIETALLDNRHSLYFCGHSLGGAMATICAGRCHLSHIPSDPVELFTFGSPRVGNRRYINYVKLDHYRFVHNNDIVTRVPPSILGYRHSGSEVYFDRNGRIRRLGRVSKRRDKWRGFLRGLRQWRIDHFTDHSIHQYIQAIVVAVRDEEAGLRAGGRAKPASAYAGRDE; from the coding sequence ATGTCTGAAGACGGGGTGTTTGAAGACGTCGCCCAATCCGTCGCCCAATCCGTCGCCCAGTCCGTCGCCCAGTCCGTCGCCCAGTCCGTCCACGCGACCGGCAGGGTGCAGGATCCGGCAGAAGTCCCGTTGGTCATCCATTCGGTCGTCTCGGGGCCGATCGCAGAGATGAGTTTTCTGCGTCGTTCGCTGTTGTTTGCCGAGCTGTCGATGATTGCCTACAACGATGAAGCGGAGGTGAAGGCTGCCGCGGCGATGATCGGATTTGACGACGTGACCTTTTTCGACCGCGACGGTTCACAAGCGTATCGTTTCCGCAACGATCATGATTGTGTGATCGGATGCCGGGGGACCGAGCCGAACGAGTGGAACGATATTCGGGCCGACGCCAATGTCGCCAGTGTGATCGCCGAAACGGTGGGGCGCGTGCACCGTGGCTTCAAACGCGAGGTGGACGATCTGTGGCCGATGATCGAAACGGCCCTGTTGGACAACCGGCATTCGCTGTATTTCTGTGGACATTCGCTCGGCGGCGCGATGGCGACCATCTGTGCCGGTCGATGCCACCTGTCGCACATCCCCAGTGACCCGGTGGAGTTGTTTACGTTCGGGAGCCCGCGGGTGGGTAACAGGAGGTACATCAACTACGTTAAACTGGACCATTATCGCTTCGTCCACAACAACGACATCGTCACGCGGGTGCCGCCGTCGATCCTGGGTTACCGACACAGCGGAAGTGAAGTCTACTTTGATCGCAACGGACGCATCCGACGACTCGGGCGGGTTTCCAAACGGCGCGACAAGTGGCGCGGGTTTCTCCGCGGGCTTCGGCAATGGAGAATCGATCATTTCACCGATCATTCGATCCATCAATACATCCAAGCGATCGTGGTGGCAGTTCGGGACGAAGAGGCAGGATTGCGAGCGGGCGGTCGGGCGAAACCGGCGTCGGCCTACGCCGGCAGGGACGAATGA
- a CDS encoding ABC1 kinase family protein yields MKITAIPQLYRNLRRWREILAVLRRYGLADWLSQHRRLPFRGWFKDHRGTPLTEYTREQRVRMALTDLGPTFIKLGQILAARPDLVGVALSEELKGLRANVRPDNIDTVRQTLAKELGENYEAYFASIDAQPLASASIGQVHRAVLHDGRRVVLKVQRSGIERTVKQDIEVLSGLAVLAERVETVAAWRPGDVVRQLAPIITRELDFSRERQSLEHFSTWVASHSVDVVVPNPIAELCTRRVLVMDELMGRSLADCLRDAERSGFRPSAVPSPASTLIPRPDGKSADNGAPRRPNDAGHDAAHDAESSPPITLDAERCEAIGHAIADIYLAMIFEEGQFHADPHTDNLFLLEDGRLGILDFGMTGRIDEKLRENIEDMLVAISSGDQNRLTRLIRRVGEAPPTLDESALSIDVADFIGTYGQQSMDEFDLAGALTALTELLHKHSIKLPNQSALLLKMLISLEGTLSELGASFDSLKVIRSLAHKTMLRRLSPQRRFRQARRIYLEAESFLESAPDELVSLLQMVRRGETRITLEHQRLGPSVNRLVLGVMASAVFLGSSLLLAQQVSPLISIPLYVTTLEPISLFGLIGMLGSIAVMLWLLLAIARSGHLTRNNDD; encoded by the coding sequence ATGAAAATCACCGCGATCCCCCAGCTGTACCGGAATCTGCGCCGCTGGCGCGAGATTCTGGCCGTGCTGCGCCGCTACGGGCTCGCGGATTGGCTGAGCCAGCATCGTCGGTTGCCCTTTCGGGGTTGGTTCAAAGATCATCGCGGCACGCCGTTGACGGAGTACACGCGCGAACAGCGGGTGCGGATGGCGCTGACCGATCTGGGCCCAACCTTCATCAAGCTCGGCCAGATCCTGGCCGCCCGCCCCGACCTGGTCGGCGTCGCCCTGAGCGAGGAACTCAAGGGGCTGCGGGCCAATGTGCGTCCGGACAATATCGACACCGTGCGACAAACCCTCGCCAAAGAACTGGGCGAGAACTACGAGGCCTATTTCGCCAGCATCGATGCCCAGCCGCTGGCGAGTGCCTCGATCGGCCAGGTCCACCGAGCGGTGCTGCACGACGGCCGCCGGGTGGTCCTGAAGGTTCAGCGCTCGGGCATCGAAAGAACGGTCAAACAGGACATTGAAGTGCTGAGCGGATTGGCGGTGTTGGCCGAGCGGGTCGAAACCGTGGCGGCATGGCGACCGGGCGATGTCGTCCGGCAACTGGCACCGATCATCACCCGCGAACTGGATTTCAGCCGCGAACGGCAATCGCTGGAACACTTCTCCACCTGGGTCGCCAGTCATAGCGTTGATGTCGTCGTCCCCAATCCGATCGCCGAGTTGTGCACCCGCCGCGTGTTGGTGATGGACGAATTGATGGGCCGCTCGCTGGCCGACTGCTTGCGAGACGCCGAGCGAAGCGGATTCCGGCCCTCTGCGGTCCCCTCACCCGCCTCGACGCTGATCCCCCGCCCCGACGGGAAATCCGCCGACAACGGTGCCCCGCGGCGACCCAACGACGCGGGGCACGACGCTGCGCACGACGCTGAATCATCGCCCCCGATCACGCTGGATGCGGAACGCTGCGAAGCGATCGGTCACGCGATCGCCGACATCTATTTGGCGATGATTTTTGAAGAAGGCCAATTTCACGCCGACCCCCACACCGACAACCTGTTCCTGTTGGAAGACGGCCGACTGGGAATCCTGGATTTCGGGATGACGGGCCGAATCGATGAAAAGCTCCGCGAGAATATCGAAGACATGCTGGTCGCGATCTCCTCGGGTGATCAAAACCGCTTGACGCGTCTGATCCGACGCGTCGGTGAAGCACCTCCGACCCTGGACGAATCCGCGCTGTCGATCGACGTCGCCGACTTTATCGGCACCTACGGCCAGCAATCGATGGACGAGTTTGATCTGGCCGGGGCGTTGACCGCCCTGACCGAATTGCTACACAAACATTCGATCAAACTGCCCAACCAGTCCGCACTGTTGCTGAAAATGCTGATCTCGCTCGAAGGCACGTTGTCCGAGCTAGGCGCCAGTTTCGACTCGCTCAAAGTGATCCGATCCCTGGCTCACAAAACGATGCTCCGCCGGTTGAGCCCCCAGCGGCGATTCCGCCAAGCGCGGCGAATCTATTTGGAGGCGGAAAGCTTTCTCGAATCGGCCCCCGACGAATTGGTCTCACTGCTGCAAATGGTTCGCCGCGGGGAAACCCGGATCACACTGGAACACCAGCGGTTGGGCCCCTCGGTCAACCGACTGGTGCTGGGGGTGATGGCCAGCGCGGTGTTCTTGGGATCGTCCCTGTTGCTCGCCCAGCAGGTCTCTCCGCTGATATCCATCCCGTTGTATGTCACCACGTTGGAGCCGATCAGCTTGTTCGGGCTGATCGGCATGTTGGGAAGCATCGCGGTGATGCTGTGGTTGTTGTTGGCGATCGCCCGCAGCGGCCACCTGACACGCAACAACGACGACTGA
- a CDS encoding AAA family ATPase — protein MSSTNDPMTNPDENEALRSTHVEIDGVRLKLAKPYVAPGRWIGQAEIFQQLLACWISLDEADLPLTPRLIGAPGVGKTQLAIAAAKAQRRPLFIYQCTADTRPEDLLVTPVLSQNGNIAYHASPLVTAMICGGVCVLDEGNRMNEKSWASLAPLLDNRRYVESIVAGITIDAHSEFRAAVTMNQDESTFEIPDYIMSRLQPTLPVGFPNKQDEMAILQYHLPFAEPEMLAMTVEFLQRSHQLKLEFSPRDGINLLRYALKRISQNPDHPVSRDIAWQEALQSCLGDEALDLEQLSQRKSRTLGGDAVPLGLADLFFDPDDPMHPDRDDDDDDEDFHV, from the coding sequence ATGAGCTCCACGAACGACCCGATGACGAATCCCGATGAAAATGAGGCGTTGCGTTCAACGCATGTCGAAATCGACGGCGTTCGATTGAAGCTGGCCAAACCCTACGTCGCCCCCGGTCGCTGGATCGGCCAAGCCGAGATTTTCCAACAGCTTTTGGCCTGCTGGATCTCGTTGGATGAAGCCGATTTGCCGCTGACCCCGCGATTGATCGGGGCACCGGGCGTCGGCAAGACGCAACTGGCGATCGCGGCGGCCAAGGCCCAACGCCGTCCCTTGTTCATCTATCAGTGCACCGCCGACACGCGGCCCGAGGACTTGCTGGTGACGCCGGTGCTGAGCCAAAACGGCAACATCGCCTACCATGCCTCGCCGTTGGTCACGGCGATGATTTGCGGCGGGGTTTGTGTCTTGGATGAAGGCAATCGGATGAATGAAAAGTCCTGGGCGTCGCTCGCGCCGCTGCTGGACAACCGGCGTTATGTCGAATCCATCGTCGCGGGCATCACGATTGATGCGCACAGCGAGTTTCGCGCCGCGGTGACGATGAACCAGGACGAATCGACGTTTGAAATTCCCGACTACATCATGAGCCGGTTGCAGCCGACGTTGCCGGTCGGGTTTCCCAACAAGCAGGACGAAATGGCGATCCTGCAGTACCACCTGCCCTTTGCCGAGCCGGAGATGCTGGCGATGACGGTGGAGTTTTTGCAGCGTTCGCACCAATTGAAGTTGGAATTCTCGCCGCGCGACGGGATCAACTTGCTTCGCTATGCCCTGAAACGTATCTCGCAAAACCCCGATCATCCGGTCAGCCGTGACATCGCTTGGCAGGAAGCCCTGCAAAGTTGTCTCGGCGACGAAGCGTTGGATTTGGAGCAATTGTCACAGCGGAAAAGTCGAACACTCGGCGGCGACGCCGTCCCGCTGGGGCTGGCCGATTTGTTTTTCGATCCGGACGATCCGATGCACCCCGATCGCGATGACGACGATGATGACGAGGATTTCCATGTCTAA
- a CDS encoding sialate O-acetylesterase, protein MRKRALMKLIVMPLICLMACSLAYTQARADVRLPGFIGDHMVLQQQQPVRLWGWADAGETVEVSLAENKATATPDETGRWQVELPAMDASNSPQTLTVKGNNTIQVNDVLVGEVWLCSGQSNMEWSVAASANAKAEIAAADYPLIRHIKIPRNPSTTPLDDVSAPWNVCSPDTAGSFTACGYYMARRLHQDLGVPIGLINSSWGGTRVEPWTPPVGFRTVDALEGIYKSVVQRTPGSESYQATLEKHIDATRQWIDGASDALRSGTAVQPSPAFPEGLLPFKSHQDPTMLYNGMIHALVGFPIRGAIWYQGESNHAEGMLYFEKKKALIGGWRTLWKQGDFPFYYVQIAPFQYGDEDPTILPRFWEAQAATEQLPNTGMVVINDIATLDNIHPPNKQDVGNRLALLALKNDYGKEDLVAHSPEMESMEILDGRLKITFRNTGGGLKTRDGNPPRHFEVIGAGSGGYQPADATIDGDAVILSSDAVDNPVAFRFAWDKLAEPNLTGGTGLPVGAFRGGEEPDFLSTLAIDREYQLVYDIDLGKLNQRVQYDLDHSDDVSAFDRIGYLLELGTGAGQDQAVFVSMNAFTDDAKKIGLPTASSGAHFQQSVEAMDVFSSTDSVDQGRAIATGNIEFWPSNYGPANKAGVKNASGSRFDFGDEPAPPTAGYGSMQVHNFGKRQTVFAINHWSAADRADIGIGNSPGDNRDWTFSANAGSYAKKRLRVYVRPTK, encoded by the coding sequence ATGAGAAAACGGGCTTTGATGAAGTTGATCGTGATGCCTTTGATTTGCCTGATGGCGTGTTCACTGGCGTACACACAGGCAAGGGCCGACGTGCGTCTGCCGGGCTTCATCGGCGACCACATGGTGCTGCAACAACAGCAGCCCGTGCGGCTTTGGGGCTGGGCCGATGCAGGGGAAACCGTCGAAGTCTCCTTGGCCGAAAACAAGGCCACCGCGACGCCCGATGAAACGGGACGTTGGCAAGTCGAACTGCCCGCGATGGACGCCAGCAATTCCCCCCAGACCTTGACCGTCAAGGGAAACAACACGATTCAGGTGAACGATGTCCTGGTCGGCGAAGTGTGGCTGTGCTCGGGGCAGTCCAACATGGAGTGGTCGGTTGCGGCCAGTGCCAACGCCAAGGCCGAAATCGCCGCGGCAGACTACCCGCTGATTCGACACATCAAGATCCCACGCAATCCGTCCACCACGCCGCTTGACGACGTCAGCGCCCCGTGGAACGTCTGCTCGCCCGATACCGCGGGCAGTTTCACCGCGTGCGGATACTACATGGCGCGGCGGTTGCATCAGGATCTCGGCGTGCCGATCGGATTGATCAATTCTTCCTGGGGCGGCACGCGTGTCGAACCCTGGACGCCGCCGGTCGGGTTTCGCACCGTCGACGCGTTGGAGGGCATTTACAAGTCGGTCGTTCAGCGGACGCCTGGATCGGAATCCTATCAAGCGACGCTCGAAAAACACATCGACGCGACCCGACAATGGATCGACGGTGCCTCCGATGCGTTGCGATCAGGAACCGCGGTTCAGCCCAGCCCCGCGTTCCCGGAAGGGTTGCTGCCGTTCAAAAGCCATCAAGACCCGACCATGCTGTACAACGGCATGATCCACGCGTTGGTCGGATTCCCGATCCGCGGTGCGATCTGGTACCAGGGCGAATCCAATCACGCCGAAGGCATGCTGTATTTTGAAAAGAAAAAGGCACTGATCGGCGGTTGGCGAACGTTGTGGAAACAGGGCGACTTTCCCTTCTACTACGTCCAAATCGCACCCTTCCAATACGGCGACGAAGACCCCACGATCCTGCCCCGATTCTGGGAAGCCCAAGCGGCGACTGAGCAACTTCCCAACACCGGCATGGTCGTCATCAACGACATCGCCACGCTTGACAATATCCATCCGCCGAACAAGCAAGACGTCGGCAATCGGCTGGCACTGCTGGCCTTGAAAAATGACTACGGGAAGGAAGACTTGGTCGCCCACAGTCCCGAGATGGAGTCGATGGAAATCTTGGACGGCCGGTTGAAGATCACGTTTCGAAATACCGGCGGCGGGCTGAAAACGCGCGACGGCAATCCGCCCCGTCACTTCGAAGTCATCGGCGCGGGCTCGGGCGGCTACCAACCGGCCGACGCCACCATCGACGGCGACGCCGTGATCCTGTCGTCCGACGCCGTCGACAATCCCGTTGCGTTCCGATTCGCCTGGGACAAGTTGGCCGAACCCAACTTGACCGGCGGGACCGGTTTGCCGGTCGGGGCGTTTCGCGGCGGCGAGGAACCGGACTTTTTGAGCACGCTGGCGATCGATCGCGAATACCAGCTGGTCTATGACATCGATTTAGGCAAGCTGAATCAACGCGTTCAATACGATCTCGACCACAGCGATGACGTCTCCGCGTTCGATCGCATCGGCTACCTGTTAGAACTCGGGACCGGGGCGGGGCAAGATCAAGCCGTCTTTGTTTCGATGAACGCGTTTACCGATGACGCGAAAAAAATCGGCCTCCCGACCGCGTCCTCGGGCGCGCATTTTCAACAGTCGGTCGAAGCGATGGACGTGTTTTCGTCGACCGACAGCGTGGACCAAGGCCGCGCGATCGCGACCGGCAACATTGAATTCTGGCCCAGCAATTACGGGCCGGCCAACAAAGCCGGCGTCAAGAACGCGTCGGGATCGCGATTCGACTTCGGCGACGAACCGGCACCGCCGACGGCGGGCTACGGTTCGATGCAGGTTCACAACTTCGGCAAGCGGCAAACCGTGTTCGCCATCAACCACTGGAGCGCCGCTGATCGAGCCGACATCGGGATCGGCAACAGCCCCGGCGACAACCGCGACTGGACATTTTCTGCAAACGCCGGTTCCTACGCCAAGAAACGGTTGCGCGTCTACGTCCGACCGACCAAGTAG